GGAGGGCGTTCTGTGACCGCCGGCCGGAATTGAGAGAGCAATGAGCGTGACTTCTGGAACGAAAACTGAGAACGGCGTCGGCGAAACGATCCGGGTCGTGATCCATGCTCTCCTGATCGCGCTTGTGATCCGCACCTTCCTGTTTCAGCCGTTCAACATCCCGTCCGGCTCGATGAAGGCGACGCTGCTGGTCGGCGACTATCTGTTCGTCTCGAAATATTCCTACGGCTACAGCCACTATTCGATCCCGTTCTCGCCGCCGCTGTTCTCGGGACGGATCTGGGGCTCGGAGCCGAACCGCGGTGACGTCGTCGTGTTCCGCCTGCCGAAGGACGACACCACCGACTACATCAAGCGCGTGATCGGCTTGCCCGGTGACCACATCCAGATGAAGGACGGTCTGCTCTACATCAACGACACCCCGGTCGAGCGCCAGCGCATGAGCGAATTCGTCGGAGAGGATCCGTGCGGCTCCGAAGGAGGCGGCATCTCGCGGGTGAAGCGCTGGAAGGAAACGCTGCCGAACGGCGTTTCCTACGAGACGCTCGACTGCGCCGACAACGGCTACATGGACAACACCAACGTCTACACGGTGCCTCCAGGCCATTTCTTCATGATGGGCGACAACCGCGACAATTCCACCGACAGCCGCTTCCTCGGCCAGGTCGGTTATGTGCCGGAGGAAAATCTGATCGGCCGCGCCCAGATGATCTTCTTTTCCATCGGCGAAGGCGAGCATGCCTGGATGTTCTGGCGCTGGCCGTGGTCGGTACGCTGGAATCGTTTCTT
This genomic interval from Bradyrhizobium guangzhouense contains the following:
- the lepB gene encoding signal peptidase I; this encodes MSVTSGTKTENGVGETIRVVIHALLIALVIRTFLFQPFNIPSGSMKATLLVGDYLFVSKYSYGYSHYSIPFSPPLFSGRIWGSEPNRGDVVVFRLPKDDTTDYIKRVIGLPGDHIQMKDGLLYINDTPVERQRMSEFVGEDPCGSEGGGISRVKRWKETLPNGVSYETLDCADNGYMDNTNVYTVPPGHFFMMGDNRDNSTDSRFLGQVGYVPEENLIGRAQMIFFSIGEGEHAWMFWRWPWSVRWNRFFKIVR